Proteins found in one Planococcus citri chromosome 2, ihPlaCitr1.1, whole genome shotgun sequence genomic segment:
- the LOC135836927 gene encoding uncharacterized protein LOC135836927: MMVFFISLILVSSISLISATEPSSSGKAADFRIVATKAERLAVGRCLRETIEPLYPEEIRKNLSAAEFLGTFCISLSAEGIEKKYQEAQRNKETDVASTSTSEPNTINKEISTCLQNTSDALILYSRYMIYGYSLLDKQRDQHEKQTEESAPSVSLAQSQSEQHDQQHNNMALVPASSQSDATSGNEHSMAIIVANPQPAGSAPVQVADRSTQPETRSDPEQSMALVPFNPPPTGSVSSAGPPNTSKHYDGQNIWEPPRAEDCSEFARFALGLCNSNEFVNFNDLNERMYM, from the exons ATGATGGTGTTCTTCATTTCACTTATCCTAG TTTCCTCTATAAGCCTTATTTCGGCAACAGAACCATCCAGTTCAGGAAAAGCTGCAGATTTTC GCATAGTTGCCACCAAAGCAGAACGACTtg CTGTTGGACGTTGTTTGCGAGAAACCATCGAGCCCTTGTACCCAGAAGAAATACGTAAAAACTTGTCAGCTGCGGAATTTCTAGGAA CTTTTTGTATCAGTCTTTCTGCAGAAGGAATAGAAAAGAAATATCAAGAAGCGCAACGAAATAAAGAGACAGATGTAGCTTCTACGAGTACGAGCGAACCAAACACCATCAACAAAGAAATATCAACATGTCTTCAAAATACTAGCGATGCCTTAATCTTATATTCTCGATACATGATTTATGGTTATTCACTTTTAGACAAGCAGAGAGACCAACACGAGAAACAAACTGAAGAGTCTGCCCCATCGGTGTCGTTGGCACAATCTCAATCAGAACAACACGATCAACAGCATAATAATATGGCTTTGGTTCCGGCAAGTTCTCAGTCAGATGCTACTTCTGGAAATGAACACTCTATGGCTATTATTGTGGCCAATCCTCAGCCAGCAGGTTCTGCCCCTGTGCAAGTGGCAGACAGATCTACTCAGCCAGAGACCAGGTCTGATCCTGAGCAATCTATGGCTTTGGTTCCGTTCAATCCTCCGCCCACAGGTTCTGTCTCTTCTGCAGGTCCTCCAAATACCTCCAAACATTACGATGGGCAAAATATTTGGGAGCCTCCTAGAGCCGAAGATTGCAGCGAATTTGCAAGATTcgctttag GCTTGTGTAATTCTAAcgaatttgtcaatttcaatGACCTCAATGAACGTATGTATATGTAA
- the LOC135836933 gene encoding uncharacterized protein LOC135836933 isoform X2 gives MTRDPLILFVVLISCSVSSIGLEIPYRNNSLLTLDIIDHEKNFTIPCSDADEVEWLIDTNTHAKNFIQVLAPNKKNVVIKDANRWDTGIYKCFSKKNPAVFMKVVLRVQYG, from the exons ATGACTCGAGATCCTTTGATTTTATTCGTAGTGCTGATTTCTTGTTCAGTAAGTTCCATCG GTTTGGAAATTCCATACAGAAACAACTCGCTTTTAACACTTGACATAATTGATCACGAGAAAAACTTCACCATACCTTGTTCCGATGCAGATGAAGTTGAATGGCTAATCGACACCAATACGCAT gcgaaaaatttcatacaagTGTTGGcaccaaataaaaaaaatgtcgtaatCAAGGATGCCAACAGATGGGATACTGGAATTTAtaaatgtttttcgaaaaagaacCCCGCAGTGTTTATGAAGGTTGTTCTTCGCGTTCAGT atggatGA
- the LOC135836928 gene encoding uncharacterized protein LOC135836928 produces the protein MFLNHLERIRRIGIVECSEECVQTFLNRIKNILTVQIHQIKEQPPKKEIEGEEIMSFLNNFVQLCKQNEFTNLKEIAEVGESWIGIYSGVYDTIYDIYANLPTKDALESMDRELATAFFDYESCIHWEAGLKTGYDEPLYDWLEKNALPPTKNKLARVLMQNPDELQSPPPESHPVDMVQILTDELGPGMVVANPAQPNNNDGQHESSHINYEGVPQFFQ, from the exons ATGTTTCTCAATCATCTAGAACGCATTCGAAGAATAG GAATTGTAGAATGCAGCGAAGAATGCGTTCAAACTTTCCTCAATAGAATTAAAAACATATTAACCGTTCAAATACACCAGATAAAAGAACAACCAC CTAAAAAAGAAATAGAAGGAGAAGAAATCATGTCATTCCTCAATAATTTCGTGCAAT TATGTAAACAAAACGAATTCACGA ATCTCAAGGAAATTGCAGAAGTTGGAGAAAGTTGGATCGGCATATACAGCGGTGTTTATGATACCATCTACGATATTTACGCGAACCTACCGACAAAAGATGCGTTAGAAAGTATGGATCGAGAATTGGCGA cTGCCTTTTTCGATTACGAAAGCTGTATACATTGGGAAGCCGGTTTGA AGACTGGCTACGATGAACCACTTTATG ACTGGTTGGAGAAAAATGCGCTGCCACCTACTAAAAACAAGCTTGCCAGAGTTCTCATGCAAAATCCAGATGAACTTCAGTCACCACCACCTGAATCTCACCCTGTAGATATGGTTCAGATTCTTACGGATGAATTGGGACCTGGTATGGTGGTCGCCAATCCTGCTCAACCTAATAATAACGATGGACAACATGAAAGTAGCCATATTAATTACGAAGGTGTtccacaatttttccaataa
- the LOC135836926 gene encoding fibroblast growth factor receptor 1-like, with the protein MNKTVTLFMLSALLCIMNLDSARGSDGSDDYGDYSQTDPTDDIVDDDPVAVCKLGELRYDTKSESANETQKYEEGDEIVLKCPVCGTGFRVPKVNWLKNNLPPSKWITTNGHEFIDSEYKLKIKKCEQNDTGNYTCTVDDLNGNVFSHLYEVEVKKRLLPSQFITELPSNATVKIGDSFSFKCPVADSSLTVHWYHNMNSSHQETPLNASEGVKPEELKFSNVTFDDAGRYACLVEDGRGKSAKAIVYLNVTDASWYSEQWFYWMLVSILGVVLVVSAVIFSYQKSKNARKFTPGNEMTETTTQSRRK; encoded by the exons atgaataaaacagtGACTTTGTTTATGTTAAGTGCGTTATTATGTATTATGAATTTGGATAGTGCGA GAGGAAGTGACGGTAGTGACGATTATGGTGATTATTCACAAACTGATCCTACTGATGATATAGTTGATGATGATCCTGTTGCTGTATGTAAACTCGGCGAGCTACGTTACGATACCAAATCAGAGTCAGCAAATGAAACTCAAAAATACGAGGAAGGTGATGAGATCGTATTGAAATGTCCTGTATGCGGCACAG GATTCCGTGTACCAAAGGTTAACtggctaaaaaataatttacctcCCAGTAAATGGATCACAACCAATGGTCATGAATTCATAGACAGTGAATACAAACTGAAAATCAAGAAATGTGAGCAAAATGATACCGGAAATTACACTTGTACAGTAGATGACTTGAATGGCAATGTTTTCTCCCACTTATATGAAGTTGAAGTAAAAA AGAGACTTCTACCATCACAATTCATCACAGAATTGCCAAGCAATGCGACAGTGAAAATAGGTGATTCATTCAGTTTTAAATGCCCAGTTGCTGATTCTTCTCTAACTGTCCATTGGTACCACAACATGAATTCGTCACATCAGGAAACACCT ctGAATGCTTCAGAGGGAGTAAAACCCGAAGAACTAAAATTCTCCAATGTCACTTTTGACGATGCGGGTAGGTATGCATGCCTCGTTGAAGATGGTCGTGGTAAATCCGCGAAAGCGATTGTTTATCTAAATGTCACCGATG ccTCCTGGTATTCTGAGCAATGGTTTTATTGGATGCTTGTATCAATATTGGGTGTGGTTTTGGTAGTGAGTGCTGTAATATTTTCGTATCAAAAA TCGAAGAACGCAAGAAAATTCACCCCAGGAAACGAGATGACTGAAACAACAACACAATCTAGGCGTAAATAA
- the LOC135836929 gene encoding uncharacterized protein LOC135836929 — protein sequence MIFQKVLRFTLSSLLPFLIAVCVVKAGQQTDSKNRYVVGNCIFLHISTISVVGMRAHLSTGEFLGSFCTELSLKEIEKKSAKQGLDITAKVKDCILNYAEEDLFQKYLEIGTEILEKNKQHEEQFVEAENSEQPESQLLDLQSLRISPSTDVDDQQKNQDEELEAEKPKLPESQVSDPQSPARVSPSTHVDDQQKTQHEELETKKTKLPESQVSDPQSPARASPSTDVDDQQKSDSLQNPFEEYETGIDVSQSTEIFKKSEFTAFATGLCESTEFVRFEDIEDPKDITDTLVCSEKCISRLFKRIQEVLENLWQTTEAAKIAKSAETRTVGKMPQLPDRFKFIPDCMAAKVSTPQQVTNVAKSYLQKYNDVYFKLHSEYILITDAQMDEILPQAFFDYESCVKWDCSLYNHSDFPLSGWIEENARNPDIKNALFRMLLQKQPEFQNEPSAGDMLKKQLDPSVEVNTSSAQEEVDERTNINKSKVA from the exons ATGATTTTCCAGAAAGTTTTGCGATTCACTTTAAGCTCACTTCTTCCGTTTCTTATTG CAGTTTGTGTGGTAAAGGCAGGTCAAC aaACCGACAGTAAAAATCGATATG TGGTTGGAAACtgcatatttttacatatcAGTACCATATCCGTAGTAGGAATGCGCGCACATCTCTCAACGGGCGAATTTTTAGGAA GTTTCTGTACGGAACTCAGcttaaaagaaattgaaaaaaaatctgcgaaACAGG GTTTGGATATCACTGCCAAAGTGAAAGATTGCATACTAAATTACGCAGAAGAAGAcctgtttcaaaaatacttgGAAATTGGAACcgaaatcttggaaaaaaataaacaacacgAAGAACAATTCGTAGAAGCTGAAAATTCGGAACAGCCAGAATCCCAGTTATTGGATTTGCAATCACTGCGAATCAGTCCATCAACTGACGTAGATGatcagcaaaaaaatcaagacgaaGAACTAGAAGCTGAGAAACCAAAACTACCAGAATCCCAAGTATCGGATCCGCAGTCACCAGCACGAGTCAGTCCATCAACCCACGTAGATGATCAGCAAAAAACACAACACGAAGAACTGGAAACTAAAAAAACGAAACTACCAGAATCCCAAGTATCGGATCCGCAGTCACCAGCACGAGCCAGTCCATCAACTGACGTAGATGATCAGCAAAAAAGTGATTCTCTACAGAATCCATTTGAAGAGTATGAAACTGGCATAGATGTTTCACAATCAAcggaaatatttaaaaagagcGAATTCACCGCATTTGCAACAG GATTATGCGAATCGACAGAATTCGTCAGATTTGAAGACATCGAAG ATCCCAAGGATATAACCG ACACGTTGGTTTGCAGTGAGAAATGCATCTCGAGGTTATTCAAAAGGATTCAAGAagtattggaaaatttatggCAGACAACGGAAGCTGCTAAGATTGCAAAAAGTGCAG AAACTCGAACAGTGGGCAAAATGCCACAGCTGCCGGACCGATTCAAATTTATCCCAG ATTGTATGGCTGCAAAGGTTTCAA CTCCACAGCAAGTTACCAATGTTGCAAAATCTTATCTGCAGAAATACAATGACGTCTATTTTAAACTCCATTCTGAATACATTTTAATAACTGATGCGCAAATGGATGAAATACTACCAC AGGCCTTTTTTGATTATGAAAGTTGCGTGAAATGGGATTGTTcattat ATAACCATAGTGATTTTCCATTATCTG GCTGGATAGAGGAAAATGCACGCAATCCGGAtatcaaaaatgcacttttcagAATGCTTCTGCAGAAACAGCCCGAATTTCAGAATGAACCTTCTGCGGGTGACATGCTCAAAAAACAGTTGGATCCAAGTGTGGAAGTGAATACAAGTTCTGCTCAAGAAGAAGTGGACGAAAGGACTAatataaataaatcaaaagtaGCATAA
- the LOC135836933 gene encoding uncharacterized protein LOC135836933 isoform X1, which produces MTRDPLILFVVLISCSVSSIGLEIPYRNNSLLTLDIIDHEKNFTIPCSDADEVEWLIDTNTHAKNFIQVLAPNKKNVVIKDANRWDTGIYKCFSKKNPAVFMKVVLRVQYRSNHLPFICLVCYLPTLNSSSFFQK; this is translated from the exons ATGACTCGAGATCCTTTGATTTTATTCGTAGTGCTGATTTCTTGTTCAGTAAGTTCCATCG GTTTGGAAATTCCATACAGAAACAACTCGCTTTTAACACTTGACATAATTGATCACGAGAAAAACTTCACCATACCTTGTTCCGATGCAGATGAAGTTGAATGGCTAATCGACACCAATACGCAT gcgaaaaatttcatacaagTGTTGGcaccaaataaaaaaaatgtcgtaatCAAGGATGCCAACAGATGGGATACTGGAATTTAtaaatgtttttcgaaaaagaacCCCGCAGTGTTTATGAAGGTTGTTCTTCGCGTTCAGT ACAGAAGCAACCACCTTCCCTTCATCTGTCTAGTCTGTTATTTACCTACACTCAATTCTTCCAGTTTCTTCCAAAAGTGA
- the LOC135836932 gene encoding uncharacterized protein LOC135836932, whose product MTPHHLILLVVLISCSAIPLGSKDYNDWPPGLYNRNVVMFFFKQNVSIICQGNNEVEWIIDTTDQANNSVQVVTPNEKILRMGNVTGNDTGAYTCIYKNNPNVFWKFYVHVFGDLPGTQIFGYLEPTYKYEGYISLENPYSEFQVSPKPRASSEEILELHKIKPKTLRG is encoded by the exons ATGACGCCACATCATCTGATCTTGCTCGTAGTACTGATTTCATGTTCAGCTATTCCTCTCG GTTCGAAGGATTACAATGACTGGCCTCCTGGACTTTATAATCGTAATGTTGTAATGTTCTTCTTCAAGCAAAATGTTTCCATAATTTGCCAGGGTAACAATGAAGTTGAGTGGATAATAGACACTACCGACcag GCCAATAATTCCGTACAAGTAGTTACacccaatgaaaaaattctcagaatgGGAAACGTCACAGGGAATGACACTGGCGCCTACACATGCATCTATAAAAACAACCCCAATGTGTTCTGGAAGTTCTACGTTCACGTTTTTG GTGACCTTCCAGGGActcaaatttttggatatttggaGCCCACATATAAATACGAAGGCTACATATCACTGGAGAACCCCTATAGTGAATTTCAGGTGAGTCCAAAACCCAGAGCTTCCTCTGAGGAAATTTTGGAGCTGCacaaaattaaaccaaaaaccCTCAGAGGATAA